From a region of the Alosa sapidissima isolate fAloSap1 chromosome 9, fAloSap1.pri, whole genome shotgun sequence genome:
- the brd2b gene encoding bromodomain-containing protein 2b isoform X1, which produces MPASHVCKMRSESSTLLDFQKLDSLLEEITKYSALVQSEEDDLSIPDSTQPSQGSALTHHVLPSATPWPISMGDGLETTPLSLRPPVLDTIHPTRPPRQTNQLQYLLKGVVKTLWKHQFAWPFQAPVDAMKLNIPDYYKIIKNPMDMGTIKRRLENGYYYNAQECIQDFNTMFTNCYIYNKPGDDIVLMAEALEKAFLQKISDMPQEEIEITVATKRPGRKRDPGPPPLPLGPSMMAPSLGPSLGPSMAPSLIPALPPSLAPRP; this is translated from the exons atgcCTGCGTCTCATGTTTGCAAAATGCGTTCAGAGTCCAGCACTCTGCTTGATTTTCAGAAGTTGGATTCACTGTTGGAGGaaataacaaaatattcagcCTTGGTTCAAAG TGAGGAGGATGACTTGTCCATTCCTGACTCCACCCAGCCCTCTCAAGGTTCCGCACTGACTCATCACGTCCTACCCAGCGCCACCCCCTGGCCAATCAGCATGGGGGATGGTCTGGAGACCACGCCCCTCTCCCTCAGGCCTCCAGTCCTGGACACCATCCACCCGACCCGCCCCCCTAGGCAGACCAATCAGCTGCAGTATCTACTGAAGGGGGTGGTGAAGACGCTATGGAAGCACCAGTTTGCATGGCCCTTCCAGGCCCCCGTAGATGCCATGAAGCTCAACATTCCG gacTACTACAAGATCATTAAGAACCCCATGGACATGGGCACCATTAAGAGGCGTTTGGAGAACGGCTACTACTACAACGCCCAAGAGTGCATCCAGGACTTCAACACCATGTTTACCAACTGCTACATCTACAACAAG cccggTGATGATATTGTCTTGATGGCCGAGGCACTGGAGAAGGCTTTCCTGCAGAAAATCTCCGACATGCCTCAGGAGGAAATAGAGATCACCGTGGCAACCAAGAGGCCCGGCAGGAAGAGAGACCCAG GTCCCCCTCCACTGCCCCTGGGCCCCAGCATGATGGCCCCGTCCCTGGGCCCGTCCCTGGGGCCCTCCATGGCCCCGTCCCTCATCCCCGCCCTGCCTCCGTCGCTGGCGCCCCGCCCCTGA
- the brd2b gene encoding bromodomain-containing protein 2b isoform X2, translating to MGDGLETTPLSLRPPVLDTIHPTRPPRQTNQLQYLLKGVVKTLWKHQFAWPFQAPVDAMKLNIPDYYKIIKNPMDMGTIKRRLENGYYYNAQECIQDFNTMFTNCYIYNKPGDDIVLMAEALEKAFLQKISDMPQEEIEITVATKRPGRKRDPGPPPLPLGPSMMAPSLGPSLGPSMAPSLIPALPPSLAPRP from the exons ATGGGGGATGGTCTGGAGACCACGCCCCTCTCCCTCAGGCCTCCAGTCCTGGACACCATCCACCCGACCCGCCCCCCTAGGCAGACCAATCAGCTGCAGTATCTACTGAAGGGGGTGGTGAAGACGCTATGGAAGCACCAGTTTGCATGGCCCTTCCAGGCCCCCGTAGATGCCATGAAGCTCAACATTCCG gacTACTACAAGATCATTAAGAACCCCATGGACATGGGCACCATTAAGAGGCGTTTGGAGAACGGCTACTACTACAACGCCCAAGAGTGCATCCAGGACTTCAACACCATGTTTACCAACTGCTACATCTACAACAAG cccggTGATGATATTGTCTTGATGGCCGAGGCACTGGAGAAGGCTTTCCTGCAGAAAATCTCCGACATGCCTCAGGAGGAAATAGAGATCACCGTGGCAACCAAGAGGCCCGGCAGGAAGAGAGACCCAG GTCCCCCTCCACTGCCCCTGGGCCCCAGCATGATGGCCCCGTCCCTGGGCCCGTCCCTGGGGCCCTCCATGGCCCCGTCCCTCATCCCCGCCCTGCCTCCGTCGCTGGCGCCCCGCCCCTGA